ACGACCTTGGCAACGCCTTGAACCGGAGCATGGCGATGGCCACCAAGTTCGTGGGCGGCGCAATCCCCGACGAGCAGCCCGAAGACGAGGTCGCTCAAGCGATCGCCCAGAGCGTCGAGCAGTACCGTCGCCACATGGAGGCGTTTCGATTGGATCGCGCCTCGGCTGCGTCGCTCGAAGTCATCCGGTTCCTCAACAAGTACATCGATACGCGGGCTCCGTGGGCGCTGGCGAAGTCAGGCGACCCCGCCTTGCCGCGCGTCCTCTTTGGGATGGCGCTTTGCCTGCGAACCGCCGAGGGGCTGCTCAGGCCGTTCATGCCCGGGGTCGCCGACGCAATCGCGGCTCAACTGGGACAGGTCCCCTTAACAAGTCTCGAAGGCGTCGGGACGCCCCCTACGCTTCAACCCGGCTCGAAACTGGGCGAAGCCAGGCCGATGTTCCCCAGAATTCAAGCCGAGCGCGCCGCAGCACCCGAGCCCAAAGCCCAGCCACCAGAGCGTCCCCACCCCGCAAAGGAGGCCCCGCCCAGCGAACCGATCGGCATCGAGGACTTCGCGAAGGTCGAACTCAGGATAGGCAGGGTGCTCGAGGCGGAACCCCTCGAAGGCAGCGACAAGCTGTTGCGCCTGCAAGTCGTCGTCGGAAGCGAGACGCGCCAGATCGTAGCGGGGATTCGCGCCCAATACGCCCCGCTCGACCTCATCGGACGCCAGGTGGTCGTGGTCGCCAACCTGAAGCCGGCGATGTTGCGGGGCGCCGAAAGCCAAGGGATGCTCCTTGCGGCGGTCGATGGCGAAGGAGGCGCAATTCTCCTTCAGCCCGATCGCGAGGCCCCTGAAGGCGCAAAGGTGCGGTGAGGGCCACTCAGGGCCTCTTGGCGTAGCGGCTCTTCCATTCGTCGAGCAGGCTCAACGCTTGGATCGGCGTGAGTTGGTTGAGGTCGAGCCCCTCGAGTTCACGGATCACCTCCGGTGTCTCCATTTCGAAGAGCGAGAGCTGCAACTTGGCGACGCCGATGTCCCGGACTTGCGGAGCCGAGGCGCCCTCTTCAAGCTCCGAGAGGATCTCTTGCGCGCGCTTGACGACCTTTGGCGGCAGACCCGCCATCTTCGCCACATGGACCCCGTAGCTACGATCCGTCCCACCTGGAAGCACCTTATGCGTCCACACCACTTGGTCGCCCACCTCGGCGACGCTGACTCGGAAGTTCCTGACCGTCGGCAACTGGTCGGCGAGCGCGTTGAGTTGGTGGTAGTGCGTCGCGAATAGGGTCTTCGATCCGATCTCAGCGAGCCGCTCGATCATCGCCCAAGCCACCGCCATACCGTCGAACGTGCTCGTCCCGCGGCCCACCTCGTCGAGGATGACCAAACTGCGCTCCGTAGCGTGGTTCAGAATGTTGGCGCTCTCGATCATCTCGACCATGAAGGTGCTTTGCCCGAGGGCGATCTCGTCGCGCGCGCCGATTCGAGCGAACACCCGATCGCAAACCCCGGCCCTCGTGCGCGAAGCCGGAACAAACGCGCCGATCTGCGCCATGAGCACAAGCAAGGCGGTTTGCCGCAAATAGGTCGATTTCCCGCTCATGTTCGGGCCGGTCAAGATGATCGTCCGCGTCTGCGGCTCTCCCGCTTCGGGTTCGAGCGACCCCAAAAGAATGTCGTTCGGGACGAAGCCCGGCTCGGCGTCTTCGACGACCGGGTGGCGAACCGTCTCAGCTTCCAGCACGTCTTCGGGCACGATTTCCGGCCGAACGTACGCCTTCCGAACGGCCGTCTCCGCGAAAGAACCCAGCGTGTCGAGTTCGGCAAGCGCCTGCGACGTATCGAGAAGCCTCCGAGAATGCCGCGTCGCCGATTGCATCAAGTCCAAGAAGAGTTCCGCTTCCAGGGCGATCGCCTTCTCCTCCGCCCCAAGAACGTGCGACTCCTGTTCCTTGAGGTCAGCGGTGATGTACCGCTCGGCGTTCGCGGTGGTCTGCTTGCGGATGTACTCGGCGGGAACCTTGGCGATTTGAGATTTCGGCACTTCGAGGTAGTAACCGAACACCGAGTTGAAACCTACTTTGAGGTTGCCGATCCCGGTCTTCGCTCGCTCAGCGGCCTCCAACTCGGCGATGAACTTCTTGCCGCTGCGCTGAATCTCCCTCAACCGGTCGAGCTCGGGGTCGAATCCCGATCGGATGATCCCTCCCTCCCGGGTCGAGAGAGGCGGGTCGTCGTTGAGAGCCGACTGCAGCTCCGACAGCAACTCATGGGGATCGAGAAGCCCCGCCCCCAACTCGGCCAGCCTGCCTTGCGCGACGGGTCGAACGCTCGCGGCGATGTCGGGAAGCCGTTCGAGCGAGTTTCGCAGTGCGGCAAGGTCCTTGGGAGTTGCCTTTCCCGTAGCGCATCGCGACACCAGCCGTTCGATGTCGGCAACGCCCTTTAGGGACTCCCGCAGGTCGAAGCGGGCCGCTGAGTTCTCCACAAGCCGACCGACCGCATCGTGACGTCGCCGGATCGCTTCCACGTCGAGGAGCGGCTGCTCGATCCACCTCCGCAAGAGTCGCGCGCCCATCGAAGTGCAGGTCTGATCGAGAACGGCAAGGAGGGTGTACCGCCGCGACCCATCGCTCATGTTCTGGGAGAGTTCGAGGCTGCGCCGCGTGGCCGCATCGAGACGCATGAAGCTCTCCACCGAATAAGTGGCCACCGCATCGACATGGCCCAACTGCAAACCGTTCTTTTCGGCGTAGGTCAAAATCATCGAGGCCGCAATCACCGCGCTCGGCTTGTCCTCACAGCCATACCCTTCGAGGTGGCTCGCCCCCAACTGCCGGAGAAGGGTCTTTTTCGCCCGGTCGGCTCGGGGCGACTCGATGCAACTCACCGCGCTGCCGAGCCCTCGCGAAGCCAAATCGCCGAACTCCTGCGTTTCCTCCGATACAAGAAGTTCCGACGGGGAGATTCGTGCAAGCTCGTTGAGCAGGCTTTGCTGCATCTCCTCGCCTTCGATCTGCGTGACGGCAAACTCGCCGGTACTGGAATCGAGCACGGCGAGCCCCAACTTGCCGTCGTGCAAGCACAGCGCCGCAAGGAAATTGTTCCGAGACGAATCGAGCAAGGAGTCCTCGACCACGGTTCCGGCGGTCAGCACCCGCGTGACCCCCCGCTTCACCAGCCCCTTGGCTTGCTTGGGGTCTTCAAGCTGATCACAAAGCGCAACCTTGAAGCCTTGTCCCACCAGCCGTGCGAGGTACTTCTCGACAGAATGGTACGGAACGCCCGCCATCGGGACCCGGTTGTCGCCGTCGTCCCTCGCCGTGAGGGTGATCTCGAGCGCTCGGGCAGCGGTCTCGGCGTCTTCGCCATAGAACTCGTAAAAGTCCCCGACACGCATCGCGAGCAGCACCCCCGGATGCTCCGCCTTGGCGGCGAAGTACTGGCGCATCATGGGGGTCTTGGGTTCCACCGTGAAGGGAGTATGGCGCACCTGGTCGTCCGCAGGGAATCCGCATTTCTCGAATGAGGGGTTCGGCCTGCCTCCAGGCCGCACGGGGCGGCGCACCGGGAAACCTGCGTCTCGGCCGCTCCGATAGCGGAACCGAGTTCCATCAGGCAGCTACAAAGTTCGGAGAGAAGGGCTCTGCAAGAACGGCAGTTGGGGTGAGCCGAGGAAGGGGCTACATCCATGGCATCACGGCGCGGGGAATGTTCCGCCGCGCCGTGAGATTATCCGCCGAAGGGGACGATCGCCTTGTCGGCTCCAATGACGACCGTAGCGTTACCCGATTCGATCGCCTGGAGCAATCGGAGTTGCGCGAGCCCAGGGTTCTTTTCGATCATTTGAGCCGTGTTCGCAAGGGACCGCATCGTAGCCGCCTCTCCGCGAGCACGCTCAAGCGAAGCCTGTGCCTCAAGTTGCGCCTTGAGCTTCTCGGCCATCGCACGCTTGAGGTCGCCCCCGAGCACGATGTCCCGAATCTGCAGGTCGATCACTTCGATCCCGTACTCCGCGCCTGCCGAACGCACCTGACCTAGGACCTGCTCTGCGGCCTCCTTGCGAAGACCTAGCAGTTCGTCGGAAGTGCGAGTCAAGAGCGCGTCGCGCATAGCGATCTGGGCCGCCTGATAGAGTTCCGTCGACGCGCTAAAGACGCCTACCAGGTACTTCACAGGGTCGGCAACGCGATAGCGGACGATGAAGCTCAGGCGCAGGGGGACCCCTTCGGAAGTGACGACTTCCTGGTTACCCACCGTAAACGAACGTGCTCGCACGTCCACGGTTTCGAAGGAGCAACCCCGCCCGTACACGACAGTCCGGCCCGGAGTAACGACTCGAACCAACTTACCGTAACGGTAGAGCAACGCGACGTACCCCTCGCGAGTTACGGTCTCGTGCCGGAACTTTCGCAAGGCAAGATAGCTCGAAAGCGCAAGGAGCGCCGTCAAGCTGGCCAGAATCCAGATCCAATCGGAGTCCATTGTGATTTCTCCTTAGACCCACGGCAGGCGCGGCGACTCCCGGCCGGGAACCTCGGGGCTCGCAAGGGCCGTTCGTCGCCTATCCCTTAGGATTAGCGCCGCCGTGAGCGCAGTTTCTGCTGTGAGAAGTTAGTAACCGCACCTAGGCAGGAGTCGAACCCGCTCTTGTGCTGTCAGCAAATCGCGAAGCGGAGTTGGCTACGCCTCATCCGCCGCTTTATCTTACAGCGGAGAGGTTGGACGACGATTGGCGCCTTAATGTCCCTGGGGTCCTAGGCCAGGACTTGTTGGTGGCGTAGGAATGGTCACTTGTGCCGTCGCGGAGAGGTCATCCTGACCGCGAGAAGCAGCGACCGCTGAAGGAAGTTGGGCAAAGCGGCCCCCGACCCGACCCGATCCGATCCGATCCGAGGGCCAGACGGCGAACCAATCTACGCGTTCTCGGATTCGCCACGTGTGCGAAGTCACTCACGGAATGCCGGGCAGCCACGGTTCTGCGCCACTGCTGTGGGAATGAGCGTCGTCAAGCGCCAATCGGACGCCCGTAGTCGGTAATCTCACTTCGTGAGCCATGACAAACCAAACTGGGCAACTCCAACATCCCCGAGTTGGACCGACTTGGGCCCGTGTTTCCATGACGCGACCTGGACTCAGATTGAACATGACCCTGTAGGTCGTGTCGCAACCTTAGAACTGAAGCTTGGCTTCCCGGACGTAACGGCCGCAAGCTGGGTGACTTCCTCAGTATCGCGCCTCTTGTTTCGAGGCGTAAGTCACCTCCTGGCTTATGTCTCGATGGCCTGTCCCCCAAGACAGTTGCTGCCCGTCAGAGAGCACAGAACCGAAAACGCAAGCCCGAAGTCCCGCGTGGAAACCATGTCGCTCGCCGAATTTATCCCAGCGCTCCTCGATCAAAGCGAGGACGTGTTGGAGGCACGAGCAAGTCTTGGACCCAACCTGTCGGTTGTGGAGTTTGAAGGGTCCCTCAACGTCGGGCCTGAAGACGTAGACCTTGGTTGGTATCGATTCCTAATTGCGGCGGAGTCGCTAGCTGTCGAAGTAAATGGCCAACAGTGTCAACTCGATGAACTTCTCGGCCAGGGAGAGAGGGCATGGGAAGCCTGGAGCCTTCGCCGTTCGACGAAAGATAGCGCCGAATGAACGAGTTCGCGACCAGTTGCATGCCAAAACGCGCAGTGAGTCACGGGGAGAGCTGCCTGCTCCAAAATCCTTCGCCTCCATATCCCAACGCATGGATTGGATCCGTGGTCCTTCAGCCGTTGAGGAGCTTTCCGCACTTCCTACGCATCCCTCAGGACCGCTCCTCCCCATATCTGGCAGGTCTCCGCGCACACATTCGCGGAATCGGTAACAGTAATCCCGGGCGCGACTTCCTTGGGAGGGCCACCCGCCCGAGAGGAATGTATCTGAAAGAAGCCCGTCCGGATGCCCCAGCAGCCCCCACCTACCTCACCAATAGCGCGAGGTCCAGGAACTGGCCGCCTTCATCTTGATGGCAATGCACGCCAAGGACGTTACCCCCCGGTCGCACCGCCTTAAGAAACGAGTCCGTAACGTCGAAGCCCTCGTAGCGGTCGTTCCATGCGCCTTCGGACGACCGCCAAAGAACCGCGCCGTTGAGGTACACGGTAGTGGCGTTATCGTAATGAACCACGAGCCGAACCGACACCGCGCTTCTTCCGTCCCAATCGAACCGCTGCCGGACATAGAGATCGCTCGTCGTCCAAGGCGTTCGAGTCGAGGGCTCCCAGCCCTCCTTTCGTCCAAACCCCGAGTGGCCCGAGGACCAGCTTGCATCGTCGAACCCAGGCGCCTCCCAACCTTGCGGAGGCGTCTCGAACGTGAACTTCCACGCGCGAGAACGTTCACCGTCGGGGTGCGCGCCGACGATCACGCGCCATCCGTCCTCGATCGGCGCGCCGAGCGATAGCGGAGGCGATTTCTCATAAGCCGCCGCGCGTGAGTTGATCGCGCGAAGCCTCTCCAAATCGAACTTGGGGCGCCGGTCGAACGTAAAAAGCCCGTTCCGCTCCTGCTCGACGTCGGTGAGTTGGGTGTAACAGAACCCGAACATCCGGGGGTGGTCCAGCAGCGCCTCGGCCAGCCCTTGGTAGCGCGAATAGAACTCATCGAGTGACTTCGGCACGTTGCCATATCCCCAGCCTCCGCCGACGTCCCATCCGATCCCACCGTATTCGCTGATCATGAACGGAACGGTTGGGGTGCGCGAGTATCGGGACGGAAGCGCGGAGTCGGGAGAGAATCGGTCCCGCCATCGCGCCCTAAACACGCCGGGGTCTTGTTCGTAGTCGTGCGCGTCGAGAACCTCGGGGTAAGGGTGCCCGTGAGCCCAGCCGCTCGTTTCGATCACGGGGCGAGTGGGGTCGATCTGCTTGGTGAGTTCGACGACACTGTACTGGAGCGGGATGGCCTCCCGCATCGTTTCGTTGAACGGGCACCACCCGATGATGCTGGGGTGATTCCGGTCGCGGCGCAGCACTTCGACCCACTCGTCGAGGATCGGCAGGTTCACCTCAGGGAGTGCGTAGTTCGCGCCGTAGCTCGGCGCTTCTCCCCAAACCAAATAGCCCAGCTTATCGGCCCAGTAAAGGAACCTTGGCTCGAAGACCTTCTGGTGCAGCCGCGCTCCGTTGAATCCCGCCGCTTGCGCCAGCTCGATGTCGCGCCGGAGAGCCTCGTCGGTGGGCGCGGTCCAAACCCCGTCTGGATAGAAGCCCTGATCGAGCACCAGCCGTTGGAACGTCGGCTCGCCGTTGATCAGAATCGCCGCCCCCCGAATCGTGACCTCCCTCATACCCGCATAGGAGTCGATTCGGTCCAGTTCGCGGTCCCCTTCCCAAAGCGTGAGCCGAAGTCGATAGAGATGGGGGCTGGCTGGGGACCAAAGCTTTGGATCCGCAAGGGGAAGCTCGAGTCGGGGATGCCGCCAATCCCCCGCCGAATCCGCTTGAGCGACCCTTCGATCTCCCTCGAAGACCTCCGCCCGAAGCCGTTGGTTCGCAGAGCCGCGCTTGATTTCGGCTCTTAGCTCGAACCGGCTCTTCTGGAGGTTCGGAGTGACGACGAAGTCCTCGATGTACGACTCGCCCACGCCTTCGATCCAAACCGACTGCCAGATTCCCGTAGTTCGCGTGTAGAAAATGCCGTGGCTTTCCGGTCGGGAAGACTGTTTGCCCAGAGCCTGCAGCCCGCTGCGAGGGTCGTCAAACGCATGGACGACGACCTCGTTTTCGCCTTCCCGCAGACGTTCCGTAATGTCGAACGAGAACGGCGCGCTGCCGCCCACATGCGATCCAACGCGGACGCCGTTGACCCAGAGAGCCGTCCTCCAATCCACAGCCCCAAAATGGAGGATCACCCTGTCGGATTTCCAATTCGACGGAACTCGAAACTTTCTGCGATACCCCACGTTTCGCACGAACCCCTTTCGACTCAGGCCCGAAAGCGAGCTTTCCCTGCAAAACGGGACGACGATGCGGTCGGGGAAGTCGACTCTCGGCTGGAATAGGGCCTGATCGTCGTCGGTCTCAGCGAACTCCCAAACGCCGTTGAGGCTGAGCCACTCCGATCGGACTCGGTCGGGCCGTGGGTGCTCGGGCCGGGGAATTTCAGAAGCGTTCATGGTGGAAGGAATGAGGCAGGCGATCATCAGAGCAATGGGAATCACAGTCTTCTCCGCGTGTCGTGCCTATTCTGGCGCATCGCCAACACGGCGAGGTCGCCCGCGCGTCCATCGGTTCGGAGGAAGAAATGTCGCCTGTAGTTGAAGAAAGGCGAGGTCACGATCGTCGTCTCCGGGGTGGGAGACTCTATGGGAAGTTACGAACTTCGCTGGGTGGATTTGGATAAGTAACTCACCGAACCAGCGCTGCGGGAGCCGCAAGAATAGGGCGGCTCGGTCCTCCGGTCCGAGTCAGCTTACGCCTTCGGCAACTACCCGAACGCCAGCACGGCAAACACGAGCGCGACGAGAGCGCTTAGGCTCGCCAGTTTGCCGAAGTTCTCGATGTTCTTAGCTGCGCCAGTGTCGCCACGCTTGATTCTTCGCCCCAGGTGGGCGATGATCCCCACCGCCAAGGTCAACACGATCACCGCGCCGAGCTTGACCTTGAACAGGGCCGGGAGCATTTCCCACCCGTTCCAGCGGGTGTAGATGAGCGTGATTCCCGTCGCCCAAAGCAACGCAAGGCCCACTTCGCCAATGCGGGACATGATCGGGGGAATGGGCCGAAGGACGGGCTGCATTTCGGGAGCGGTTCGCGCATTCACCACCGACACGACGATGTTCGTGATCCCCACCGAAAAGCCCAGCGTGAGCCCAAGGTAATGCACGATTAGGAGCACTTGATTGAGGGTTTCCATGACTTCGACGACCTCTTTCCAGAAGACGCGTCCAGGCCGCCTTGCGATGCGTGGGGCCTCTCTGCGACCCAGCAAGGCGTCCCGCTTCGGGGGCGACTGTCGTACAATCAGTATATGAGGACCTCCCGCGCCAGGTTTTGGGCAGCGGTTGCCCTCGCGGCAGCGACGGTGCCGTCCGGGCTGGCGTGTATCTGGGATGGCGACACGCTCGCCGCAGAGGTTCGGCATCGAGGATACCTCGTGCTCGACGCTCTCACGGGACGGTTCGACCGGCTTCCCCCCGAGTACTACCGAAAGCGCTATGAGATCGCCTCCGAGCGCATCGCAAAGGACCCCAGCGCCCTCGATGCCTACGACAACGCCGCGGTCGCATGTGAACGCTTAGGGCGAACGGACGAAGCGATCGATTGGATGCTCAAGAAGCAGGCGGCGATGGAAGCGTTGCCTGTCCACGACGGAGCCGCGCGAGACGACGCAAGGTATCGCTTCCACGCCAACATCGGGACG
The genomic region above belongs to Candidatus Nitrosymbiomonas proteolyticus and contains:
- a CDS encoding DNA mismatch repair protein MutS; this translates as MRRPVRPGGRPNPSFEKCGFPADDQVRHTPFTVEPKTPMMRQYFAAKAEHPGVLLAMRVGDFYEFYGEDAETAARALEITLTARDDGDNRVPMAGVPYHSVEKYLARLVGQGFKVALCDQLEDPKQAKGLVKRGVTRVLTAGTVVEDSLLDSSRNNFLAALCLHDGKLGLAVLDSSTGEFAVTQIEGEEMQQSLLNELARISPSELLVSEETQEFGDLASRGLGSAVSCIESPRADRAKKTLLRQLGASHLEGYGCEDKPSAVIAASMILTYAEKNGLQLGHVDAVATYSVESFMRLDAATRRSLELSQNMSDGSRRYTLLAVLDQTCTSMGARLLRRWIEQPLLDVEAIRRRHDAVGRLVENSAARFDLRESLKGVADIERLVSRCATGKATPKDLAALRNSLERLPDIAASVRPVAQGRLAELGAGLLDPHELLSELQSALNDDPPLSTREGGIIRSGFDPELDRLREIQRSGKKFIAELEAAERAKTGIGNLKVGFNSVFGYYLEVPKSQIAKVPAEYIRKQTTANAERYITADLKEQESHVLGAEEKAIALEAELFLDLMQSATRHSRRLLDTSQALAELDTLGSFAETAVRKAYVRPEIVPEDVLEAETVRHPVVEDAEPGFVPNDILLGSLEPEAGEPQTRTIILTGPNMSGKSTYLRQTALLVLMAQIGAFVPASRTRAGVCDRVFARIGARDEIALGQSTFMVEMIESANILNHATERSLVILDEVGRGTSTFDGMAVAWAMIERLAEIGSKTLFATHYHQLNALADQLPTVRNFRVSVAEVGDQVVWTHKVLPGGTDRSYGVHVAKMAGLPPKVVKRAQEILSELEEGASAPQVRDIGVAKLQLSLFEMETPEVIRELEGLDLNQLTPIQALSLLDEWKSRYAKRP
- a CDS encoding beta-galactosidase, which encodes MIPIALMIACLIPSTMNASEIPRPEHPRPDRVRSEWLSLNGVWEFAETDDDQALFQPRVDFPDRIVVPFCRESSLSGLSRKGFVRNVGYRRKFRVPSNWKSDRVILHFGAVDWRTALWVNGVRVGSHVGGSAPFSFDITERLREGENEVVVHAFDDPRSGLQALGKQSSRPESHGIFYTRTTGIWQSVWIEGVGESYIEDFVVTPNLQKSRFELRAEIKRGSANQRLRAEVFEGDRRVAQADSAGDWRHPRLELPLADPKLWSPASPHLYRLRLTLWEGDRELDRIDSYAGMREVTIRGAAILINGEPTFQRLVLDQGFYPDGVWTAPTDEALRRDIELAQAAGFNGARLHQKVFEPRFLYWADKLGYLVWGEAPSYGANYALPEVNLPILDEWVEVLRRDRNHPSIIGWCPFNETMREAIPLQYSVVELTKQIDPTRPVIETSGWAHGHPYPEVLDAHDYEQDPGVFRARWRDRFSPDSALPSRYSRTPTVPFMISEYGGIGWDVGGGWGYGNVPKSLDEFYSRYQGLAEALLDHPRMFGFCYTQLTDVEQERNGLFTFDRRPKFDLERLRAINSRAAAYEKSPPLSLGAPIEDGWRVIVGAHPDGERSRAWKFTFETPPQGWEAPGFDDASWSSGHSGFGRKEGWEPSTRTPWTTSDLYVRQRFDWDGRSAVSVRLVVHYDNATTVYLNGAVLWRSSEGAWNDRYEGFDVTDSFLKAVRPGGNVLGVHCHQDEGGQFLDLALLVR